The following proteins are encoded in a genomic region of Ornithodoros turicata isolate Travis unplaced genomic scaffold, ASM3712646v1 Chromosome21, whole genome shotgun sequence:
- the LOC135373134 gene encoding uncharacterized protein LOC135373134, with protein sequence MAVNNTAIPVYKEQFIRLNLGLRRIFPWVFLVANVTQPMLGADVLHHFALSVNVARRLLVDDSTPLCVRAIPTIPSPPFAIRDVRHLSVSSPYADLIHEYPSLLQLPDWTKPVHHDVVHRIETKGAPVFSRPRPMAPEKLKITKVEFQHMLDIGIARSSSAS encoded by the coding sequence ATGGCAGTCAACAACACCGCCATTCCCGTTTACAAGGAACAATTCATCCGCCTAAACCTCGGCCTACGAAGAATATTCCCGTGGGTGTTCCTCGTCGCTAATGTCACGCAGCCGATGCTCGGGGCGGACGTCTTGCACCACTTCGCCCTTTCTGTTAATGTCGCCCGTCGTCTGCTCGTGGACGACAGCACCCCCCTCTGTGTCCGAGCCATCCCCACCATTCCTTCGCCGCCATTTGCCATCCGTGACGTTCGCCACCTCTCTGTGTCGTCGCCTTACGCAGACCTCATTCACGAGTACCCTTCGCTTCTGCAGCTCCCGGACTGGACGAAGCCCGTGCATCATGATGTTGTTCACCGTATCGAGACTAAGGGTGCACCCGTGTTCTCACGTCCACGTCCCATGGCTCCCGAGAAGCTCAAAATTACGAAGGTTGAGTTTCAACACATGCTGGACATCGGCATCGCACGATCTTCTTCTGCTAGTTAG